Proteins from a genomic interval of Mycobacterium conspicuum:
- a CDS encoding MBL fold metallo-hydrolase, whose product MHYDWERLTDTVHRCRLPFCDVTIGLVCSDGGTLVVDTGTTLIEAAAIDADIRQIAACPVTHIVLTHKHFDHVLGSSQFAGAEIFCAPEVVAYLSSATDHLRRHAVSYGADADEVDRAIAALRPPRHGIYDGAIDLGDRTVEITHLGRGHTTADLVVVVPAPDREDGPPVVFTGDLVEESADPYIDADSDLPAWPATLDRLLEAGGPDASYVPGHGSVVDAEFVRRQRDWLRERVSRETR is encoded by the coding sequence ATGCACTACGACTGGGAGCGGCTGACCGACACCGTGCATCGCTGCCGGCTGCCGTTCTGCGACGTCACGATCGGGCTGGTGTGCAGCGACGGCGGAACGCTGGTCGTCGACACCGGAACCACGCTCATCGAAGCGGCCGCGATCGACGCCGATATCCGGCAGATCGCAGCGTGCCCGGTGACGCATATTGTGTTGACACACAAGCACTTTGATCACGTCCTAGGCTCGTCGCAGTTTGCCGGAGCGGAGATCTTCTGCGCACCCGAGGTTGTGGCATACCTGTCGTCGGCAACCGACCACCTTCGCCGTCACGCGGTTAGCTACGGCGCGGACGCCGACGAGGTCGACCGCGCGATCGCCGCCCTGCGGCCACCACGACACGGGATCTACGACGGCGCCATTGATCTCGGGGATCGTACGGTGGAGATCACCCACCTGGGCCGCGGCCACACCACGGCGGACCTTGTCGTCGTGGTGCCGGCCCCAGACCGCGAGGACGGCCCGCCCGTCGTCTTCACCGGCGATCTCGTCGAGGAATCCGCGGACCCGTATATCGACGCCGATTCGGATCTACCGGCCTGGCCGGCCACACTTGATCGCTTGCTCGAAGCCGGGGGACCGGACGCCAGCTACGTACCGGGTCATGGCAGCGTCGTCGACGCCGAGTTCGTCCGGCGGCAACGAGATTGGTTGCGGGAGCGGGTAAGTCGCGAAACCCGTTGA
- a CDS encoding ArsR/SmtB family transcription factor, producing MCDVFAALANPVRRQLLEILTGQPLSAGELSDRFELSRPAVAEHLKVLRDAGLVADEAHGRRRIYRLTAEPLAALGEWLHPFEKFWRARLAALAEAAEEQQ from the coding sequence ATTTGCGACGTCTTCGCGGCGCTGGCCAACCCGGTACGGCGGCAACTGCTCGAGATTCTCACCGGCCAGCCGCTTTCCGCCGGGGAACTCAGCGACCGGTTCGAGCTCAGCCGGCCCGCCGTCGCCGAGCACCTCAAGGTGCTGCGTGACGCCGGGTTAGTCGCCGACGAGGCGCACGGCCGTCGGCGCATCTACCGCTTGACCGCGGAACCGCTGGCCGCGCTGGGTGAGTGGTTGCATCCGTTCGAAAAGTTCTGGCGCGCGCGCTTGGCCGCGCTCGCCGAGGCGGCAGAGGAGCAGCAATGA